The nucleotide window GCATTTACTTGAGTCTCTGGATGAAAAGAACAGAAGTTCTTTAGAGTTGACTTCAGATGTCCTGATACAGCGCATTCAATTAGAAGCATTAACGTTCAACTTACAGTTGCAAGTTCAAGAGAAGGAGctgaaaaaagctgaaaaacttCAGATTCAAGAGGCAATGGTGCAAAATAAGGACAAAATTGAGACTTGTAAAAACTTCACCATTAAAATCAATAAGACTGTCAAAGAGAAGGTGCCCATTGAGAGCAAATCATGGAAGCACAGGAAGGCGACGACCTGCACCGTCTGTGAGGAAAACTGTCATGAGTTTGACTGCTGGTGGGGTTCAACTCCCAGCAAATGTGAAGTCATGAAAAACGGCTTCTGCACCGTGTGCACAGGGGGGTGTCATCACAGCAAACacgttaaagaaaataaaaaatacatcatAAAAACCTTGAACACGACAGTAGAATATgactcagtaaaaaaaaaatatgaaaaggcCCAAGAACAAACAAAGAGGTTTTCGGTTGTAATGGATAATGTTGACAAAGATCTGCTGAAGATTGAAACCCAAAAGTCAATTCTTTTGTTCAATGCTTACAGGACCATCAAGAATCTGTCTCAGATCGCATTAAAACCAGACTCTGCCTTCACTCTTCAGCATCTCGACTTCTTCATTCCCAGAGTGAGGGAGGCTGGGAGAGAAAGCTGGGCAAGAGAGCTGGAGGAAATGAGAAGAAACGCTGTAGCTGAAGAAGCCAATAAAGACGTTTTGAGTTATTTAAAAGCTGGTCTGGCAAAAATTTTTCCATGGTAAACAATGAACAATTGTGATTACACCTGCCTGTTGTGTTTTctttatactgtaaatatatatatatatatatatatatatatatatatatatatatatatatatatatttataggtTTAGAGGTAGGGGTGGAATTAACAGCTACATTTCTTTTAATGTCAagttaagtcaagtcacctttatttatatagcgcttttaacaatacaaattgtgtcaaagcaactgcacagtatttaaacagaacaacagtgtgtaagtaacgcattattgtaaataatcaattttcacaaatttcagttaaaggcagttcatcaatgaattcagtgatatcatcatccagttcagttcaaatagtatacgatatcgctggaaagtgtccccaactaagcaagccagaggcgacagcggcaaggaaccaaaactccacaggtgacagaaatggagaaaaaaaccttgggagaaaccaggctcagtcgggggaccagttctcctctggccagaccaaaccagcagtttgtaccaatgtccgattgtagagaactgctatattgttatataatgctatattgttactaaaatagTATTTGTAGATCTATATATTCCTGTCCATTACATGTTGGTTATGTTTAGGTTTGGGAATTGGTTAAAGGGACCCAACatttaaaaaaggcaaaaaagcaACTATACAAGTATTTTAATGATGTAACAAATTGGTAAATATTTGACATTTCGTAAGCTGTAAATATGTAATAATGTTTACAGTTTGGATGTTGTCAGTAAGTCAACCTTGTAAATGTTCTATACTAATACACATGTATAAACAACAAGACCAGTCTGGATTATcaactaaaaatgaaaagaacctacatacatttataaacatttgttttttatattatttaaataaagtttTATTCTACAGAAAAACTGCTTTCTGAACATGACTGAATTCATCTCATGAGATCATAATTGTTAAACAGTATACTACGCATTTCCttcggtgtttttttttttttttttttaattagagaaAAAAGATGCTTGTGCACCTTTAAGATACAAAGATCAGAAAATaaaagatgagtttgtttccttaTAGGCACAGAGAGCGTTTACTGTAACTCACAAAAGTAGTTTGATGTCACTCGTCCAGTCACATTTTTCAGCTTCCAACTAGAAGAAAAAAATTCTAAGTTGTAACACAACTTTTTACTATTTGTTTCAGGAGCCCAGAGTCAGAAAGTCACAGATAAACCCCAGAAGCAAAGAAACATGTAGCAGGCTACTCAATTTTATTATATCTAAAGATGTTGACAACTTTGTAAGACTATTCATTTACCcttgatttgattttaaaatccGGTGACAAACATTCCTGCAACAAGacaaaaacgtctcgggttacgtatgtaaccttagttccctgagggaacgagacgccgcgtcaggaacgctacgcactctgaactgtgtataacaaccaatgaaatgacgggagtgacgtcacaggcgcggtgacgtcaccgaccaggaagtataaagcacgtgcgtttgaagccggcggcagctctaggaatgaagcgagcgccgcaggggcgggaattatggtccgagacgcggcgtctcgttccctcagggaactaaggttacatacgtaacccgagacgttcccttcccttctcgagccgcgtcaggaacgctatggggaacgagactaccaacgcccccataatttccgagccctgcgagtgtctgctcaaccagggtggaaaaagagagagcccttgtctagcattccgcggacaagaaggccctgtagtcctcggccctcgggcacacgaggaatggtagtcttcctctgtctggtcgccagccagaacgagaggtactccgcggccctcaggcacacgcagagtcttagtcctttgtctgggggttagccagaacaagagggaccgaatgaccactgtctagcactcggcggacagatggtgtaggtagtccttggtccaggaggacaatgcactcgacctcaagagtgctccccggcccgcaggcacacggggaatggggttctacctctgtctggtctccaaccagagcgagaggtgctcctcggccctcgggcacacgaggagtcttagtcctttgtctgggagtagccagaacaagagggactgcaacgaccactgtctagcactcggcggacagatggtgttaggtagtcctcggtccgcagacccacgaggacagtgcactcgaccccaagagtgctcctcggcccgcaggcacacgaggaatggaggtcttcctctgtctggtcgccagccagaacgagaggtactccgcggccctcaggcacacgcagagtcttagtcctttgtctgggagttagccagaacaa belongs to Garra rufa chromosome 3, GarRuf1.0, whole genome shotgun sequence and includes:
- the LOC141332487 gene encoding uncharacterized protein, which produces MDSRQQSPSPCRATLIDEGPPKRFHLETERKVLDDDGKVRKWTYGSKYISKPNKIVLLVGETGVGKTTLINTMVNYLLGVKFEDEIWYEITEEASRDQTESQTSEITMYEVYPVNSSISLTIIDTPGYGDTRGLEKDLEVAENLATLFQSNDGVCEIDAVCFVTQAAKNRLSDRQHYIISSVLSLFGKDIVNNIVFLITHSDGLPPKNVMGAIKKARIPCRRDKSGQPVYFSFNNRQAEARQTEKRYIRAQRDAWEDSMDGMKHLLESLDEKNRSSLELTSDVLIQRIQLEALTFNLQLQVQEKELKKAEKLQIQEAMVQNKDKIETCKNFTIKINKTVKEKVPIESKSWKHRKATTCTVCEENCHEFDCWWGSTPSKCEVMKNGFCTVCTGGCHHSKHVKENKKYIIKTLNTTVEYDSVKKKYEKAQEQTKRFSVVMDNVDKDLLKIETQKSILLFNAYRTIKNLSQIALKPDSAFTLQHLDFFIPRVREAGRESWARELEEMRRNAVAEEANKDVLSYLKAGLAKIFPW